From a single Diachasmimorpha longicaudata isolate KC_UGA_2023 chromosome 15, iyDiaLong2, whole genome shotgun sequence genomic region:
- the LOC135169737 gene encoding uncharacterized protein LOC135169737, protein MDTTRADTEELVQWLKSVVFPKITKITGKSLDTAALEITVPDNCFFLSTVYFAKIKLSDDSISVVIKKPLFVSDDKAAMHVNELFHNEILFYDEVSPNSDRYPRCFYAYEDVQCPNRTSIVTENVETMGFSLCPEASEIPMKYIIAGLREMARLHAMGYVMKTNDSAKFFDIVGKIQETRYLRGEWNEMLVNFIASRPINYLRKQKYDSVFCDKMAKHLEFAFETVMLDAVKPCEPLAVLCHGDYTRNNIFYRETGGELDAILIDFAMLRYSSPAIDLSTFLYISCSTKDICENFREMFDAYHAELIDYLRKHGITDVDCYSYDKVLEDYKRRAMFGYVIALFFVPLQRGMVTLGPTVIGSDDFRKFQDDTMIAGGDELVKEFADLLINLRNHGCLRHVE, encoded by the coding sequence ATGGACACCACGCGAGCAGATACCGAAGAGTTGGTCCAGTGGTTAAAGTCAGTTGTGTTcccaaaaatcacgaaaattacGGGAAAGTCATTGGACACTGCAGCCTTGGAGATTACAGTACCGGATAACTGCTTCTTCCTATCGACCGTCTACTTcgcgaaaataaaattgagtgACGACTCGATTTCGGTTGTGATTAAAAAACCCCTGTTCGTGAGTGATGATAAAGCGGCGATGCATGTCAATGAACTCTTCCAcaatgaaattcttttttatgACGAAGTGTCACCGAACAGTGACAGATATCCGCGATGTTTTTACGCTTATGAGGACGTTCAATGTCCCAACAGAACGTCCATCGTCACCGAAAATGTCGAAACAATGGGCTTCAGCCTCTGCCCCGAAGCCTCGGAAATTCCAATGAAGTACATTATCGCGGGACTTCGCGAAATGGCGAGACTTCATGCTATGGGTTACGTCATGAAGACCAATGATTCCGCAAAATTTTTCgatattgttggaaaaattcaggaaacaCGATACTTGCGAGGCGAGTGGAATGAAATGCTGGTGAATTTCATCGCATCGAGACCCATCAATTACTTGCGAAAACAGAAGTACGATTCagttttttgtgataaaatggCGAAACACTTGGAATTTGCGTTTGAGACGGTTATGTTGGATGCTGTGAAACCTTGTGAGCCGTTGGCTGTATTATGTCACGGTGACTACACGAGAAATAATATATTCTATCGTGAAACTGGGGGGGAATTGGACGCCATATTGATTGATTTTGCAATGCTCAGATATTCATCACCGGCAATTGATTTATCGACTTTTCTTTACATAAGTTGTTCGACGAAAGACATTTGTGAAAATTTCCGGGAAATGTTCGACGCCTATCACGCggaattgattgattatttgAGGAAACATGGAATCACAGATGTCGACTGTTACTCATATGATAAAGTGTTAGAGGACTATAAACGACGAGCGATGTTTGGGTACGTGATAGCCCTATTCTTTGTTCCACTGCAACGTGGAATGGTGACTCTCGGTCCCACGGTCATTGGTAGcgatgattttagaaaatttcaggaCGACACGATGATCGCGGGAGGGGATGAACTGGTAAAGGAGTTCGCCGATCTCTTGATTAATTTACGGAATCACGGATGCTTGAGGCACGTCgagtga